A region from the Synergistaceae bacterium genome encodes:
- a CDS encoding NYN domain-containing protein, producing the protein MLDHIYQSILKRNHIEQYILVTGDGHFHSVVAYLRTFLDKIVGVFAVMGSFSEQLKNSATWYVDKARESGR; encoded by the coding sequence TTGTTAGATCATATTTATCAATCAATATTAAAACGTAATCATATAGAGCAATATATATTAGTAACCGGAGATGGGCATTTCCACAGTGTAGTCGCCTATTTGAGGACATTTTTGGATAAAATAGTTGGAGTTTTTGCAGTTATGGGCTCATTTAGTGAACAATTAAAGAATTCAGCTACATGGTATGTTGATAAGGCCCGAGAATCGGGTAGGTGA